The Cicer arietinum cultivar CDC Frontier isolate Library 1 chromosome 1, Cicar.CDCFrontier_v2.0, whole genome shotgun sequence genome contains the following window.
TATTGCACAGAAGAAGCACGTCAGTGAGAATTTATTTACAAATGATCACATTCAACATTGGTTGAAGATATTTCCATGCAGTATAGATGAATATGTTGTAAACTGAAAATATTTCCATTCAATATGTATAGATGAATATGTTGTAAACTAGATGGATTTGTTACAATGAATATGTTACAATGAATATGTggtaaaatgaaaatattttcatgCAAAAGCACACAAaactaaaatatccaaaatatatcaaattcgAAAGTACCCAAAATATCCAAAAgtacacaaaattaaaataaccaaaatatatCAGATTCGAAAGTACCCATAATATCCAAAACTAAAGTATCCAAAATACCTAAAAGTAACCAAATATTACATATCAATTACAAAAATACCATGTTCCAAAACGTTATAAATAAATCCTAAGTCCTTCTATTTCTTCTACGATATGGTACTGTGTTCGTCCAATCTCTACCACCACCCCTCTGACTTGGCAGCATCAAAATTAACTCATTAATGAGTGGCATGCCATCAGGTAATATCAGTTGCCGGCCAATCAGCTCTTCAGCAATTTGTATTGCTCGACgctgtaataaaaaataaaataaaataaatatcaataatgaagtaaattaattaaaaataaatatcaataatacaaaaaaaaaaaataatatcaatataccGTTATGTCAACTGTGTCATCAGCAGGATCGCCGCCATCAGCTGCATGAGTGGCATGATCAGTAGGCTCTGCATCAGCTTCATGGACTGGTCCTCTACGAATGATGTATGGATGAGAAATTCTGCGAAACCAGTCCATATAATCATTCGAGCAAACTACATGTCCCTGCACAACTGCGCCAGCATCCACTACATGCACAACATATTGCGTAAACATAATGTCCATTTCATCTAGTGTGGTCGTCTGACCCACTACCTCTAATGGTGAGCCATGAATGATTTGGACATGACCATATTGCCGCAATACTATGTCTGGAAGATGAACATACGTCTTCGGACCCCAACGTATCCACCCTCGAAATAAAGATACATCTTCAAAAGGCCGCTTCAGTCGATGGTTCTCATATGGTGTCCAACAGACCTCATCAACATCAATCTCATCAAGAGCTTTCCTAAATGgaagaaccaaacccttatccCTTTTAGGCTTCCATTTAAGTGCTCTAGGATAGTCTTCAACATAACTAGCAGAAAGTCTACAACGATCTCTACATAATGTAGGAAAATGCTCACAGACCCATGCCTgcacatatataataacatatcattagtttaaaatcattaataataaaaattataaacacaaaAAACAATCATACAGTTTACCTGTAAAAGTGTCAGATACCCAGAAACAGTTCTGGTTTGATGCATGCTGGCTTCTCGAAGATTGTCATAAAGATAAGCA
Protein-coding sequences here:
- the LOC113785492 gene encoding uncharacterized protein yields the protein MDIMFTQYVVHVVDAGAVVQGHVVCSNDYMDWFRRISHPYIIRRGPVHEADAEPTDHATHAADGGDPADDTVDITRRAIQIAEELIGRQLILPDGMPLINELILMLPSQRGGGRDWTNTVPYRRRNRRT